A single window of Nematostella vectensis chromosome 4, jaNemVect1.1, whole genome shotgun sequence DNA harbors:
- the LOC5509338 gene encoding serine/threonine-protein kinase ULK1, with protein MTETVGEFFYNKKDLIGHGAFAVVFKGQHKKKSDFVVAVKVISKKNLSKTQSLLAKEIKILKELQHENVVSLFDCQELPSSVYLVMEYCNGGDLADYLQEKGTLSEDTIRMFLQQIASAMNALQSKGIVHRDLKPQNLLLSHSAASHPSPADIRIKIADFGFARFLPGEMMAATLCGSPMYMAPEVIMSKAYDARADLWSLGTIVYQCLTGKAPFQANSPQALKKFYEKNKNVCPNIPAGTSSQLKHLLMGLLKRNPKDRMDFGDFFTHPFLTGGVPYRTSTPVAVPNRQRNHSGSSQGTRSSGSSSPSYSAEALGDIRVDLLRRMTPPYDMPGTSPQDPPALIQVSGERSPNVIGRVQRTSGNYMYSPPRTILDEEPEPEDFVMVPKNIDIPDGKVRCSWDPSHPFSQSPPPSSPFLQSPMTSPRRATFTVGSPSSPPTPRTRRYSSGSRCSPSSQSPQDFHQPAGHSPHSRPIRRTHSSSSPGVPLSPPPTMTIVSKPTSTPVPVPRRATFSGLPQAAFSQPTRKITPTSPQSMGKELTSRKSPFSDGAIPVPSQSIPRSTHGKEGPKAATPGPVTAAAKAMTQQAAAYNVGALGRQEGTTIQRALTNIDSSNGQATEQSSPILSALARQSNTGTLLGEMNRVEEKHMIRVHSSPAILATAAMGLPRNRSLLNNMALQLVPPTSGMRRIASAGTYAPYQQLTSPDTAAPKTSPPTLPPIPGSPTKSIQSREGGDKELKPLRGLFTTGSSPPLSNAMMGDGDIIPFKSLPKCGLSFTGKVGSPTNEQPVLVSPGTKITVGFSEASPSSPRRTSISHEVEPCSPEMEGTIALIAPELPEDTLMETEHTDGVRKLNFALSLVDAIQEVIGARSTPLTTLADSMALRMNESLVSDQIGFISEECRTAEQLVLYLKALRVLSLALEFAQKELSEHRLKPSNAVKNVVNDLTNRYRHCLQKTSQIKLSLRPRPHANASDKTIAVNADKLMYTHAMDLCQNAALDELFGNPKECRQKYETAQLLLRGLESDAQKDTDLALLQKYKRSVDERLTQLSRRRTSSISTR; from the exons ATGACAGAAACTGTAGGAGAGTTTTTCTACAACAAGAAGGACCTGATAGGCCATGGAGCTTTCGCTGTGGTCTTCAAAGGGCAACATAAGAAG AAATCGGATTTCGTGGTAGCAGTCAAGGTCATTTCAAAGAAGAATCTTTCCAAAACACAAAGTCTCCTGGCAAAAGAGATCAAAATATTGAAG GAACTCCAACATGAGAATGTGGTGTCGCTTTTCGACTGCCAGGAGCTCCCCAGCAGTGTTTATCTAGTGATGGAG TATTGCAATGGAGGTGATCTTGCTGACTACTTGCAAG aaaAAGGCACACTTAGTGAAGACACCATCAGAATGTTTCTCCAGCAGATAG CATCAGCAATGAATGCTCTTCAATCAAAAGGGATTGTGCACAGAGATCTTAAGCCACAGAACCTTTTGCTAAGCCATTCAGCAGCATCTCACCCTTCACCAGCTGACATCAGGATCAAGATAG CTGATTTTGGGTTTGCAAGGTTTCTTCCTGGAGAGATGATGGCTGCTACATTATGTGGATCTCCAATGTACATG GCCCCTGAGGTTATCATGTCTAAGGCCTATGATGCCCGTGCAGACCTGTGGAGCCTGGGAACCATTGTGTATCAGTGTTTAACTGGAAAAGCACCATTCCAG gccAACAGCCCTCAAGCGCTGAAAAAATTCTATGAGAAAAACAAGAATGTTTGTCCAAA caTTCCTGCTGGGACCTCAAGTCAGCTAAAACACCTTCTAATGGGCCTTTTGAAAAGAAATCCCAAGGACCGTATGGATTTCG gTGATTTCTTTACTCACCCATTTCTGACAGGAGGAGTTCCCTACAGAACTT CCACTCCTGTTGCAGTCCCAAATCGTCAACGGAATCATAGCGGCAGCTCTCAGGGCACCAGGTCTTCAGGGTCTAGCTCACCA AGCTACAGTGCAGAAGCCCTGGGTGATATCCGCGTAGACCTGCTGCGTCGCATGACCCCGCCCTATGATATGCCAGGGACTTCACCACAAGATCCCCCTGCCCTGATACAAGTCAGTGGCGAGCGCAGTCCCAATG TTATTGGGCGAGTGCAGAGAACATCCGGGAACTACATGTACAGTCCTCCACGCACTATTCTGGATGAGGAACCAGAGCCTGAG GATTTTGTGATGGTGCCAAAGAACATTGACATTCCTGATG GTAAAGTGCGCTGCTCCTGGGATCCATCTCATCCATTCAG CCAATCTCCACCACCCAGCAGCCCATTTCTGCAGTCGCCTATGACATCCCCTCGCAGGGCAACATTTACTGTTGGCTCTCCATCCTCTCCCCCTACCCCTCGAACTCGCAGATACTCTAGTGGTTCCCGCTGCTCCCCTTCATCACAGTCACCTCAGGACTTTCATCAACCAGCTGGCCATTCCCCACATAGCAGACCGATTCGCCGTacacattcatcatcatccccGGGAGTTCCACTATCTCCGCCACCCACTATGACTATTGTATCTAAACCTACTAGCACACCTGTCCCAGTCCCACGCAGAGCTACATTCTCAGGGTTACCACAAGCTGCTTTTAGTCAACCTACCAGGAAAATCACACCGACTTCACCGCAATCTATGGGGAAAGAACTCACTTCAAGGAAATCGCCCTTTTCAGACGGTGCTATCCCTGTACCCTCTCAGTCTATTCCACGCAGTACACATGGAAAGGAAGGGCCAAAGGCTGCTACCCCAGGACCTGTCACTGCTGCTGCGAAGGCTATGACACAGCAGGCAGCGGCCTACAACGTGGGGGCACTGGGGAGGCAAGAGGGTACAACCATACAGCGAGCTCTGACCAACATAGACTCAAGCAACGGCCAAGCCACAGAACAATCTTCACCAATCCTCTCTGCCCTTGCACGACAATCAAACACAGGAACCTTACTAGGAGAAATGAACAGAGTCGAGGAGAAACACATGATAAGAGTCCATAGTTCCCCTGCGATTTTAGCAACGGCTGCCATGGGTCTCCCACGCAATAGATCCCTTCTAAATAACATGGCTCTCCAGCTGGTTCCGCCTACTTCTGGCATGAGAAGGATCGCCAGTGCTGGGACCTATGCCCCTTATCAGCAGCTCACCTCACCTGATACTGCCGCGCCCAAGACCTCACCGCCCACACTACCGCCCATCCCTGGCTCGCCCACCAAGTCGATACAGAGCAGGGAGGGCGGAGACAAGGAGCTGAAGCCGCTGAGGGGACTCTTTACCACAGGTTCCTCCCCACCCCTGTCTAACGCCATGATGGGTGATGGTGATATCATCCCTTTCAAGTCGTTGCCGAAGTGTGGACTGTCGTTCACTGGCAAGGTCGGATCTCCAACCAATGAGCAGCCGGTACTCGTCAGCCCGG GTACAAAGATCACAGTAGGGTTCAGTGAGGCGTCGCCCTCGTCACCTCGCCGCACGAGTATAAGTCACGAGGTGGAACCATGCTCCCCCGAGATGGAGGGAACTATTGCACTCATTGCACCGGAGCTGCCAGAGGACACACTCATGGAG ACGGAGCACACAGATGGCGTGCGCAAGCTGAATTTTGCGCTGTCTCTGGTGGATGCCATTCAGGAGGTGATCGGCGCGAGGAGTACTCCTCTCACCACGCTAGCGGACTCCATGGCCCTTAGGATG AATGAGAgcctcgtaagcgaccagatCGGGTTTATAAGCGAGGAGTGTCGTACCGCTGAGCAGCTCGTGCTGTACCTCAAGGCTCTACGAGTGCTGAGTCTAGCTCTGGAATTCGCTCAAAAAGAGCTCAGCGAGCACAGGCTTAAGCCTTCAAACGCCGTCAAGAACG TGGTGAACGACCTAACGAACCGGTACCGACACTGCCTCCAGAAGACGTCACAAATCAAGTTATCACTCCGCCCAAGACCCCATGCTAATGCTAGCGACAAGACGATAGCG GTAAATGCAGACAAGCTTATGTATACTCACGCTATGGACCTG TGTCAAAATGCTGCGCTGGATGAGCTCTTCGGGAACCCAAAGGAG TGTCGACAGAAGTACGAGACGGCTCAGCTGCTGTTGCGCGGGCTTGAGAGCGACGCCCAGAAGGACACAGATCTCGCTCTACTGCAAAAGT ATAAGAGAAGTGTCGACGAGAGATTGACTCAATTATCTCGACGTAGGACGAGCTCGATCAGTACTCGATGA
- the LOC5509318 gene encoding adenosine receptor A2a, whose amino-acid sequence MSLVMFYNGYWFSSSFASSVIYIIISVFTVSGNVLVCVTFALDPYGQLHKPQNVFLVNLAVSDLIMGALTDTLLASTYWISPAEGLFFAHYVCAIISGASSLLNLTALSVIRYYAVREPVDYQAKITRHRVFVAIVFIWALSLHLALLPVFGWRSPSYQLYLYGVGFGIPCVIIFVAYYGFHGAIRQHTRTIRDMEMTDRNLPAGSNTDLSYHSRVKRVIERERHVTKTIVLILSLFVASWLPFLMVDIIMVQCVTCRDSPRLHLARDVTLSITYFSAGINPLLYTWRVIQFRRAVAKVLHLSS is encoded by the coding sequence ATGTCATTGGTCATGTTTTACAATGGTTACTGGTTCAGTAGCTCTTTTGCAAGTTCAGTGATCTATATCATCATCTCTGTATTTACTGTTAGTGGCAATGTTTTAGTTTGCGTGACGTTTGCTCTAGATCCATATGGCCAGCTCCACAAGCCTCAGAACGTATTCCTTGTAAACCTCGCAGTGAGTGATCTCATAATGGGTGCTCTCACCGACACGCTTCTCGCGTCCACTTACTGGATAAGTCCAGCGGAAGGCTTATTTTTCGCGCACTATGTCTGCGCTATCATATCCGGTGCGTCTTCGCTGCTCAACCTCACCGCGCTGTCGGTGATTCGGTACTACGCAGTAAGGGAACCTGTTGACTACCAGGCCAAGATCACTAGACATCGTGTGTTCGTCGCGATAGTGTTTATCTGGGCGCTATCGTTGCACTTGGCACTGCTTCCAGTGTTTGGATGGCGTTCTCCGTCCTACCAGCTCTACTTGTACGGGGTGGGGTTTGGAATACCTTGTGTTATAATTTTTGTGGCATATTACGGCTTCCACGGCGCGATCCGCCAGCATACACGCACCATTCGTGACATGGAGATGACCGACCGGAACTTACCTGCAGGGTCGAACACTGACTTGAGCTACCATTCGCGGGTCAAGCGTGTGATCGAGCGAGAAAGACATGTCACTAAGACAATTGTGTTGATCTTGTCTCTGTTCGTGGCATCATGGTTGCCATTCCTGATGGTCGATATCATAATGGTGCAATGCGTGACATGCCGTGACTCGCCCAGACTTCACTTGGCTCGAGATGTCACGCTGTCTATAACGTACTTCAGCGCCGGGATCAACCCATTGCTGTACACGTGGCGCGTGATACAGTTCCGTCGTGCTGTGGCGAAAGTCCTTCACCTATCTTCCTAG
- the LOC5509335 gene encoding endonuclease 8-like 1 gives MPEGPELHKAALLVNTMCKGRVFTGKIKKSAANYKNPEVEHNYKEYTIRAESRGKEMAVILSEYPLANGKKRAKKNCDLRILFRFGMSGRFQFGPVDEMHKHAHLNFYTKTEKKDKGLVLSFVDVRRFGGWQVKDTWSEDRGPDPMFEYQAFRENVLNNLDSSVFNKPLCEVLHNQRYFNGIGNYLRAEIIFRSGIPPFTCARDVLESLQVYPEEKKPCTPDLLELCHLVPREVVNLPGVGYEPSGSYSGYSRFQEWLQCYYNTDLNNLVDHDGRTMWFKGKPGPLAPKVKKSRNTKSPTKRKPEVKGVTVKVETVEEEESKPKIPVKKAKRMPTKNGLSKVKPTSKFMREVNEIVAERKASLRPRHPRT, from the exons ATGCCAGAGGGGCCAGAATTACATAAAGCGGCTTTGTTAGTCAACACAATGTGTAAAGGACGCGTCTTCACCGGCAAGATCAAGAAGTCCGCAGCAAACTACAAGAACCCTGAGGTCGAACACAACTATAAGGAATACACCATACGGGCAGAGTCCAGGGGCAAAGAAATGGCTGTGATCCTCTCCGAATACCCCCTTGCAAACGGCAAGAAAAGAGCCAAGAAAAATTGTGATCTGCGTATTTTGTTTAGATTCGGAATGTCTGGTAGATTTCAATTCGGACCGGTCGATGAAATGCACAAGCATGCACATTTGAACTTTTACACGAAGACAGAGAAGAAAGACAAGGGCCTTGTTTTAAGCTTTGTTGATGTCAGAAG GTTTGGTGGCTGGCAAGTAAAAGACACTTGGTCAGAAGACAGAGGTCCTGATCCCATGTTTGAGTACCAGGCATTTCGTGAAAATGTACTAAATAATCTTGACTCCTCAGTTTTCAACAAACCCCTGTGTGAGGTCTTACACAATCAGAGATACTTCAATGGTATAGGGAATTACCTAAGAGCAGAGATTATTTTTAG GTCTGGAATTCCCCCATTTACCTGTGCAAGGGATGTTTTAGAAAGTCTCCAAGTTTACCCGGAAGAGAAGAAG CCTTGCACCCCTGACCTGCTAGAACTTTGTCATCTTGTACCTAGAGAAGTGGTAAACTTGC CTGGTGTTGGCTATGAACCCTCTGGCTCATATTCGGGTTACTCTAGATTCCAAGAGTGGTTACAGTGCTATTACAACACAGACTTGAATAATTTGGTGGATCATGATGGCCGGACCATGTGGTTTAAG GGGAAGCCTGGGCCTTTGGCACCCAAAG taaagaaatcaagaaatacCAAGTCACCAACAAAACGTAAACCAGAGGTCAAGGGAGTAACCGTCAAGGTAGAAACAGTCGAG GAAGAAGAAAGCAAGCCAAAGATCCCAGTGAAAAAAGCAAAACGGATGCCAACTAAAAATG GACTGTCTAAGGTGAAGCCAACATCAAAATTCATGAGAGAAGTGAATGAAATAGTAGCAGAAAGAAAG GCATCCCTTAGACCAAGACACCCACGGACTTAA
- the LOC5509319 gene encoding uncharacterized protein LOC5509319 isoform X2 codes for MLKVFQSSRRKRSFSEPAQVHQSSSDDSQQSIETEMVSLSVGEDENGSRDQPSNAPHLEPIGRKSHRRISMDSISNFSLHRRTRASSQLTTIQDKELDFWVRHFPTRNDVPWEEFRAAFIDDYGTLILEFAPCRLNWIMSILQMNIFEGRDNIYKMHYDKYCGKNDKNPDKLWLKVKKYASERIFREGVVESMFE; via the exons ATGCTCAAGGTTTTTCAGAGTAGCAGACGTAAGCGAAGCTTCTCTGAGCCGGCACAAGTGCATCAATCAAGCTCTG ACGACTCACAGCAAAGCATCGAGACAGAGATGGTCAGCTTATCGGTAGGCGAGGACGAGAACGGATCACGTGATCAACCAAGTAACGCACCTCACTTGGAGCCGATCGGCAGAAAATCACACCGACGCATTTCGATGGATAGCATTTCCAACTTTAGTCTCCATCGACGCACAAGGGCGAGCTCGCAACTCACCACCATACAAGACAAAGAACTTGATTTCTGGGTGAGGCATTTTCCGACCCGCAATGATGTGCCGTGGGAGGAATTTCGTGCCGCTTTTATTGACGATTACGGAACTTTGATATTGGAGTTTGCACCCTGTAGGCTAAACTGGATCATGAGTATTCTACAAATGAACATATTTGAAGGCAGGGATAACATTTACAAAATGCACTATGACAAGTATTGTGGGAAGAATGATAAGAACCCTGATAAGCTGTGGTTAAAAGTTAAGAAATATGCATCGGAGCGAATCTTCAGGGAAGGTGTCGTAGAGTCTATGTTTGAATGA
- the LOC5509319 gene encoding uncharacterized protein LOC5509319 isoform X1 → MDCGSKKELLYIGMGWLMQRSLASKRSLFGLCHNCFNRRSCVYELNSRKWRDDSQQSIETEMVSLSVGEDENGSRDQPSNAPHLEPIGRKSHRRISMDSISNFSLHRRTRASSQLTTIQDKELDFWVRHFPTRNDVPWEEFRAAFIDDYGTLILEFAPCRLNWIMSILQMNIFEGRDNIYKMHYDKYCGKNDKNPDKLWLKVKKYASERIFREGVVESMFE, encoded by the exons ATGGACTGCGGATCGAAGAAGGAACTGCTGTACATAGGGATGGGGTGGTTAATGCAGAGGTCGCTTGCTTCCAAGCGCAGTCTTTTTGGGTTATGTCACAACTGCTTTAATCGACGAAGTTGTGTGTACGAGCTGAATTCGAGAAAATGGAGAG ACGACTCACAGCAAAGCATCGAGACAGAGATGGTCAGCTTATCGGTAGGCGAGGACGAGAACGGATCACGTGATCAACCAAGTAACGCACCTCACTTGGAGCCGATCGGCAGAAAATCACACCGACGCATTTCGATGGATAGCATTTCCAACTTTAGTCTCCATCGACGCACAAGGGCGAGCTCGCAACTCACCACCATACAAGACAAAGAACTTGATTTCTGGGTGAGGCATTTTCCGACCCGCAATGATGTGCCGTGGGAGGAATTTCGTGCCGCTTTTATTGACGATTACGGAACTTTGATATTGGAGTTTGCACCCTGTAGGCTAAACTGGATCATGAGTATTCTACAAATGAACATATTTGAAGGCAGGGATAACATTTACAAAATGCACTATGACAAGTATTGTGGGAAGAATGATAAGAACCCTGATAAGCTGTGGTTAAAAGTTAAGAAATATGCATCGGAGCGAATCTTCAGGGAAGGTGTCGTAGAGTCTATGTTTGAATGA
- the LOC5509317 gene encoding alpha-1B adrenergic receptor: MFYEGYWFDTSLTSTVAYFIISFVTILGNILVFVSFHRDPYRQLRSLQNYFIVNLAVSDLFMGTLAEWLLIATYWVNLPDVFFAHYLGAIISGISSLLNMTALSIYRYFVVKNPLTYHDIITRKRVIAAIVAVWIYTFHLILLPLSGWQSEGYQIYLYSLGCVLPSCVIFVTYFGVFITIRAHTKNLKTTANSQNSALKSAVNREKATTKTMLILLAVFVVFWFPFLAIDIVMVQCIPCRESHSLHVARDVALTFTYFSSGINPLLYAWRVQQFRRAFIRVLGLKKLNCWSKNRVGNNMRNAQTVIERDPRTAWVT; the protein is encoded by the coding sequence ATGTTTTACGAGGGATATTGGTTCGATACTAGTCTAACGAGTACCGTTGCGTACTTTATTATCTCTTTTGTGACTATATTGGGAAACATCCTTGTCTTCGTGTCGTTCCACCGAGATCCCTATCGACAACTCCGCTCATTACAGAACTACTTTATTGTCAACCTTGCAGTTTCTGATCTTTTCATGGGTACGCTTGCGGAATGGCTTCTCATCGCCACGTACTGGGTAAACCTCCCCGATGTTTTTTTCGCCCACTACCTTGGAGCTATAATCTCAGGGATTTCCTCGCTCTTGAACATGACCGCGTTGTCTATTTACCGATATTTCGTCGTCAAGAACCCTCTAACGTACCACGATATTATCACACGTAAGCGCGTTATTGCGGCGATTGTCGCCGTCTGGATATACACCTTTCATTTGATCCTTCTCCCTTTGTCCGGGTGGCAGTCGGAGGGGTACCAGATCTACTTGTACTCTCTCGGCTGCGTCTTACCCAGCTGTGTGATATTCGTGACTTATTTCGGTGTCTTCATCACCATTCGCGCGCACACCAAGAATCTTAAGACCACCGCGAACTCACAGAACTCAGCGCTCAAAAGCGCGGTGAATCGCGAGAAGGCGACGACAAAGACAATGCTGATTTTACTCGCAGTCTTCGTTGTGTTCTGGTTTCCGTTTCTCGCTATTGATATCGTGATGGTGCAGTGCATACCGTGCCGCGAGAGTCACTCGTTACACGTCGCGCGAGACGTGGCGCTCACGTTTACGTACTTCAGCTCTGGGATCAATCCGCTTTTGTACGCGTGGAGGGTACAGCAGTTTAGGCGCGCGTTCATACGCGTGCTAGGACTCAAAAAGTTGAACTGTTGGTCTAAAAATAGAGTCGGGAATAATATGCGCAATGCACAGACCGTAATAGAGCGTGATCCGCGCACAGCATGGGTCACGTGA
- the LOC5509336 gene encoding uncharacterized protein C6orf62 homolog yields MPNTKGASLLADPMTRKSATVCRLRQHLRRKRESLADHFDFKMYLSFVFRDKKKSCALFEVSDVIPVMTNNYKDSIMKGVKEEAYSLESSQELLEKDVVQLHAPHYRPMRKDIIGCNQAVDFFLWPRKDIDKIVCHLFSRWKEDTDAAYRPVQVEFEFDHMDYEKQLLHLLARRDSTGLIINNPSQSMFLFVDRHNLKTPQNKAVFFKLSSLCLHVQQDQLMHWGPGSIDLVLDQYMPPMN; encoded by the exons ATGCCAAATACTAAGGGAGCCAGTTTACTGGCTGACCCGATGACAAGAAAGTCTGCAACTGTGTGTCGTCTGAGGCAGCACCTTCGCCGAAAAAGGGAATCTTTAGCAGACCATTTTGACTTCAAGATGTATCTTTCCTTCGTCTTCAGGGACAAG AAGAAAAGCTGTGCACTGTTTGAAGTTTCAGATGTTATCCCTGTCATGACAAATAATTACAAAGATAGCATCATGAAAGGTGTTAAG gaggaAGCCTACTCTCTGGAGAGCTCCCAGGAGTTGCTAGAGAAGGACGTTGTCCAGCTTCATGCTCCACACTACCGCCCAATGAGAAAG GACATCATTGGCTGTAACCAGGCAGTGGATTTTTTTCTGTGGCCTCGCAAGGACATTGACAAGATTGTGTGTCACCTGTTTTCACGCTGGAAGGAGGACACTGATGCAGCCTATCGTCCAGTCCAG GTTGAGTTTGAGTTTGATCACATGGACTATGAAAAGCAGCTCCTTCACTTGCTTGCGCGCCGTGACTCCACTGGGCTGATTATCAACAACCCCTCTCAGTCCATGTTCCTGTTTGTAGACAGGCATAACCTCAAG ACTCCTCAGAATAAGGCAGTCTTCTTCAAGCTGTCAAGCCTCTGTCTTCATGTTCAACAG GATCAGCTGATGCACTGGGGACCGGGAAGCATTGACCTTGTGCTTGATCAATATATGCCTCCAATGAACTGA